A window of the Gossypium hirsutum isolate 1008001.06 chromosome A03, Gossypium_hirsutum_v2.1, whole genome shotgun sequence genome harbors these coding sequences:
- the LOC107887741 gene encoding uncharacterized GPI-anchored protein At4g28100, with protein MVAFPPISTFLLLFSFTFFPHSLAGFLAQPVPGSDEPLKPGGYSSPNTVPAFPAQTQAQICRLDLSAELFGGVNDACGHNMDRSRCCPVLAAWLFAAHARYALEVTAPAPAESELPEQPMRPDDSQKCVNSLQDALLSKRVRIPQPNASCDAILCFCGIRLHQISSLSCPAAFNVSGHHRNATPTAAVKNLEKNCRNSTYAGCTKCLGALQKLKGGYNKNGTQDKSTTDRASKMFNRDCQLMGLTWLLARNKTAYIPTVSAVLRAIMYSAHPHESKCSPDQENMPLAVDSLQFEKAQSSSPKSPPSWASFTFPVLPPIILGLLFG; from the exons ATGGTTGCTTTTCCCCCCATTTCCacctttttactattattttctttcactttcttcCCTCATTCTCTCGCCGGTTTCCTAGCTCAACCGGTTCCCGGTTCCGATGAGCCGTTAAAGCCTGGAGGCTACTCATCCCCAAACACGGTCCCCGCATTCCCTGCTCAAACCCAAGCTCAAATTTGCCGGCTTGACTTGTCAGCCGAGCTATTCGGCGGTGTCAACGACGCCTGTGGCCACAACATGGACAGAAGCCGCTGCTGTCCCGTCTTAGCAGCGTGGCTGTTTGCAGCTCACGCCAGGTATGCTTTGGAGGTCACGGCTCCTGCTCCAGCGGAATCGGAGTTGCCGGAGCAGCCCATGAGGCCGGACGATTCGCAAAAGTGTGTGAACTCGTTACAAGACGCATTGTTAAGTAAGCGCGTGAGGATTCCTCAACCAAACGCCAGTTGCGATgcgattttatgtttttgtgggATAAGGCTTCACCAGATTAGTTCCTTGAGTTGCCCGGCTGCGTTTAACGTTTCCGGCCACCACCGAAATGCAACACCCACTGCTGCTGTGAAGAATTTGGAGAAGAATTGCAGGAACTCTACTTATGCTGGGTGTACCAAATGCCTCGGTGCTCTTCAAAAG CTCAAAGGCGGATACAACAAGAACGGAACGCAAGACAAGAGCACCACCGACAGAGCCAGCAAGATGTTCAACCGAGACTGCCAGCTCATGGGGCTGACATGGCTTCTTGCACGCAACAAAACGGCCTACATACCTACCGTTTCAGCCGTGCTGAGGGCCATAATGTACAGTGCGCACCCTCACGAGTCCAAGTGCAGCCCTGATCAAGAGAACATGCCCTTAGCAGTTGATTCTCTTCAGTTCGAGAAGGCTCAGTCGTCCTCACCAAAGTCACCACCGTCGTGGGCGTCTTTTACGTTCCCGGTTCTGCCCCCTATCATTTTGGGTTTACTATTTGGGTAG
- the LOC107886733 gene encoding cytochrome b6-f complex iron-sulfur subunit, chloroplastic isoform X1 codes for MASSTLSPAAPWQLCSSKSGMFCPSRAFLVKPARTHMVKNEKGMRITCQATSIPADRVPDMGKRQLMNLLLLGAISLPSGFMLVPYAAFFVPSGGRGTGGGTVAKDAIGNDVIAEEWLKTHGPGDRTLTQGLKGDPTYLVVEKDRTLATYGINAVCTHLGCVVPWNQAENKFICPCHGSQYNDQGRVVRGPAPLSLALAHAGVEDGKVVFVPWVETDFRTGDAPWWS; via the exons ATGGCTTCCTCAACTCTCTCCCCTGCAGCTCCTTGGCAG CTATGCTCCAGCAAGAGTGGCATGTTCTGCCCATCACGAGCGTTTCTTGTGAAACCAGCGAGGACCCATATGGTCAAAAACGAAAAGGGAATGAGGATCACATGCCAGGCCACTAGCATCCCTGCTGATAGAGTGCCAGACATGGGCAAGAGGCAGCTCATGAATCTGCTTCTGTTGGGGGCTATTTCACTCCCCTCAGGTTTCATGTTGGTTCCTTATGCAGCCTTCTTTGTGCCATCTGG GGGACGGGGTACCGGTGGTGGCACCGTTGCCAAGGACGCAATCGGGAATGATGTAATTGCTGAAGAATGGCTCAAGACTCATGGCCCTGGGGACCGAACCCTGACTCAAGGATTGAAG gGAGACCCAACCTACCTAGTGGTAGAGAAAGACAGAACCCTTGCAACATATGGTATAAATGCTGTGTGCACACACCTTGGGTGTGTTGTTCCGTGGAATCAAGCCGAGAACAAGTTCATATGCCCCTGCCATGGATCCCAATACAACGATCAAGGAAGAGTAGTGAGAGGACCTGCCCCCTTG TCCTTGGCATTGGCACACGCTGGTGTTGAAGACGGGAAGGTAGTATTTGTTCCATGGGTGGAAACAGATTTCAGAACCGGTGACGCTCCATGGTGGTCTTAA
- the LOC107886733 gene encoding cytochrome b6-f complex iron-sulfur subunit, chloroplastic isoform X2, translating to MASSTLSPAAPWQLCSSKSGMFCPSRAFLVKPARTHMVKNEKGMRITCQATSIPADRVPDMGKRQLMNLLLLGAISLPSGFMLVPYAAFFVPSGGRGTGGGTVAKDAIGNDVIAEEWLKTHGPGDRTLTQGLKGDPTYLVVEKDRTLATYGINAVCTHLGCVVPWNQAENKFICPCHGSQYNDQGRVVRGPAPLVSLIDILGIGTRWC from the exons ATGGCTTCCTCAACTCTCTCCCCTGCAGCTCCTTGGCAG CTATGCTCCAGCAAGAGTGGCATGTTCTGCCCATCACGAGCGTTTCTTGTGAAACCAGCGAGGACCCATATGGTCAAAAACGAAAAGGGAATGAGGATCACATGCCAGGCCACTAGCATCCCTGCTGATAGAGTGCCAGACATGGGCAAGAGGCAGCTCATGAATCTGCTTCTGTTGGGGGCTATTTCACTCCCCTCAGGTTTCATGTTGGTTCCTTATGCAGCCTTCTTTGTGCCATCTGG GGGACGGGGTACCGGTGGTGGCACCGTTGCCAAGGACGCAATCGGGAATGATGTAATTGCTGAAGAATGGCTCAAGACTCATGGCCCTGGGGACCGAACCCTGACTCAAGGATTGAAG gGAGACCCAACCTACCTAGTGGTAGAGAAAGACAGAACCCTTGCAACATATGGTATAAATGCTGTGTGCACACACCTTGGGTGTGTTGTTCCGTGGAATCAAGCCGAGAACAAGTTCATATGCCCCTGCCATGGATCCCAATACAACGATCAAGGAAGAGTAGTGAGAGGACCTGCCCCCTTGGTGAGTCTGATTGACA TCCTTGGCATTGGCACACGCTGGTGTTGA